Proteins from one Hoplias malabaricus isolate fHopMal1 chromosome 2, fHopMal1.hap1, whole genome shotgun sequence genomic window:
- the LOC136687661 gene encoding butyrophilin subfamily 2 member A2-like isoform X1: MLALALSSAVMGMYWTWLLVPLGLCSSESFSIVVPPVPVLGSLGGSIILPCSLSPVLNAKSYEVLWYRPQKIHTPLLTYINQAVQENLRNVRASLAGELEKGNASLRLENISLADEGIYICRVEKTDEWYDEANVTLQVKIQGSAPVLSVVDVGEGQLNVSCHSHGWSPEPSLIWRGRDGQSLKHLSKNKFIKGSGGLVNVSSWLLVSSSVSEWLSCSVGFADSDPGWKECRMLPHTCTDVWKGAFITTLSLLLLCIIAVGVYCVLHQKGLIGFKRKSPDYKYDKNESSSEVTQPLMQQNKPPAEDTPLQSVLTETESQISSPVGNSKLKEKTPHSVVPPPVTVLIDVVDHGSAAVDQQERSPQTVQQPQTPTEWDEMKKFKVKITIDPEETPQFFRVSHEGKGVNCPKPRENHEDEKLKIFCLCKETFSSGKHYWKVNVCRTPKEKLSWFVGVASAEAERLHRIPLTPQNGFWVLCYEKERGVYIRDSPIPSPLSDVSDKLTTVGVFLDCDQHTVSFYDVHKKSLIYTFTNVNLKTSLYPLISPGIRDNKRVHICVD, from the exons AtgctcgctctcgctctctctagtgcAG TTATGGGGATGTATTGGACCTGGCTCCTGGTTCCTCTGGGCCTCTGTTCCTCTGAGA GTTTCTCCATTGTGGTCCCTCCAGTTCCAGTCTTAGGTTCGCTTGGGGGGTCTATTATTCTCCCCTGTAGTCTTTCTCCTGTCTTAAATGCAAAAAGCTATGAAGTCCTCTGGTACCGTCCCCAAAAGATCCATACACCTCTTCTGACTTATATAAACCAGGCCGTCCAGGAGAACCTCAGAAATGTAAGAGCTTCCTTGGCAGGGGAGCTGGAAAAAGGGAACGCATCATTGAGACTAGAGAACATCTCACTGGCAGATGAAGGAATCTACATATGCAGAGTCGAAAAGACAGATGAGTGGTATGATGAGGCCAATGTGACTCTCCAGGTGAAAA ttcaGGGTTCTGCTCCTGTCCTCTCAGTAGTTGATGTAGGTGAAGGTCAGCTGAATGtttcctgtcactcacacggtTGGTCACCAGAGCCATCACTCATCTGGAGAGGCAGAGATGGGCAGAGCCTGAAACACCTCAGCAAAAACAAATTCATCAAAG GTTCTGGAGGGTTGGTGAATGTGAGCTCTTGGCTGCTTGTTTCTTCTTCTGTATCTGAGTGGCTTTCCTGCTCTGTGGGTTTTGCTGATTCTGATCCAGGGTGGAAAGAGTGCAGAATGCTGCCACACACATGTACAG aTGTCTGGAAGGGAGCTTTTATCACAACACTCAGCCTCTTGTTGCTGTGTATAATCGCAGTTGGAGTGTATTGTGTACTACACCAAAAAG GACTGATCGGCTTCAAGAGAAAGAGCCCAGATTATAAGTATGACAAAAATGAAAGCAGTTCAGAAG TAACACAACCACTGATGCAGCAGAATAAACCTCCAGCTGAAGATACACCTCTCCAATCTGTGCTTACAG AAACTGAATCACAGATCTCATCACCTGTGGGGAACAGTAAACTGAAAGAGAAGACTCCTCACTCCGTAGTCCCTCCTCCTGTGACAGTATTAATAG ATGTTGTGGATCATGGATCTGCAGCTGTAGATCAGCAGGAGAGAAGTCCTCAAACTGTCCAACAACCCCAAACTCCTACAG agtGGGACGAGATGAAAAAGTTCAAAG tgaaAATCACCATAGACCCAGAAGAGACTCCACAGTTCTTCAGAGTATCACACGAAGGAAAGGGTGTGAACTGCCCGAAACCAAGAGAGAATCATGAAGATGAGAAACTGAAAATCTTCTGTCTGTGTAAAGAGACGTTCAGCTCTGGAAAACATTACTGGAAGGTGAACGTGTGTCGGACACCTAAAGAGAAACTCTCGTGGTTTGTTGGGGTGGCGAGTGCTGAGGCTGAGAGACTTCACAGGATCCCACTGACACCACAGAATGGATTCTGGGTTCTCTGTTATGAAAAAGAGCGTGGAGTTTATATCAGAGATTCACCGATTCCATCTCCATTATCAGACGTCAGTGATAAACTCACTACAGTCGGTGTGTTCTTAGACTGTGATCAACACACTGTGTCCTTTTATGACGTTCATAAAAAATCACTGATCTACACTTTCACCAACGTGAACCTGAAAACATCTCTGTATCCTCTCATCAGCCCCGGAATCAGAGACAACAAACGTGTACACATTTGTGTGGACTGA
- the LOC136687661 gene encoding butyrophilin subfamily 2 member A2-like isoform X2 yields MGMYWTWLLVPLGLCSSESFSIVVPPVPVLGSLGGSIILPCSLSPVLNAKSYEVLWYRPQKIHTPLLTYINQAVQENLRNVRASLAGELEKGNASLRLENISLADEGIYICRVEKTDEWYDEANVTLQVKIQGSAPVLSVVDVGEGQLNVSCHSHGWSPEPSLIWRGRDGQSLKHLSKNKFIKGSGGLVNVSSWLLVSSSVSEWLSCSVGFADSDPGWKECRMLPHTCTDVWKGAFITTLSLLLLCIIAVGVYCVLHQKGLIGFKRKSPDYKYDKNESSSEVTQPLMQQNKPPAEDTPLQSVLTETESQISSPVGNSKLKEKTPHSVVPPPVTVLIDVVDHGSAAVDQQERSPQTVQQPQTPTEWDEMKKFKVKITIDPEETPQFFRVSHEGKGVNCPKPRENHEDEKLKIFCLCKETFSSGKHYWKVNVCRTPKEKLSWFVGVASAEAERLHRIPLTPQNGFWVLCYEKERGVYIRDSPIPSPLSDVSDKLTTVGVFLDCDQHTVSFYDVHKKSLIYTFTNVNLKTSLYPLISPGIRDNKRVHICVD; encoded by the exons ATGGGGATGTATTGGACCTGGCTCCTGGTTCCTCTGGGCCTCTGTTCCTCTGAGA GTTTCTCCATTGTGGTCCCTCCAGTTCCAGTCTTAGGTTCGCTTGGGGGGTCTATTATTCTCCCCTGTAGTCTTTCTCCTGTCTTAAATGCAAAAAGCTATGAAGTCCTCTGGTACCGTCCCCAAAAGATCCATACACCTCTTCTGACTTATATAAACCAGGCCGTCCAGGAGAACCTCAGAAATGTAAGAGCTTCCTTGGCAGGGGAGCTGGAAAAAGGGAACGCATCATTGAGACTAGAGAACATCTCACTGGCAGATGAAGGAATCTACATATGCAGAGTCGAAAAGACAGATGAGTGGTATGATGAGGCCAATGTGACTCTCCAGGTGAAAA ttcaGGGTTCTGCTCCTGTCCTCTCAGTAGTTGATGTAGGTGAAGGTCAGCTGAATGtttcctgtcactcacacggtTGGTCACCAGAGCCATCACTCATCTGGAGAGGCAGAGATGGGCAGAGCCTGAAACACCTCAGCAAAAACAAATTCATCAAAG GTTCTGGAGGGTTGGTGAATGTGAGCTCTTGGCTGCTTGTTTCTTCTTCTGTATCTGAGTGGCTTTCCTGCTCTGTGGGTTTTGCTGATTCTGATCCAGGGTGGAAAGAGTGCAGAATGCTGCCACACACATGTACAG aTGTCTGGAAGGGAGCTTTTATCACAACACTCAGCCTCTTGTTGCTGTGTATAATCGCAGTTGGAGTGTATTGTGTACTACACCAAAAAG GACTGATCGGCTTCAAGAGAAAGAGCCCAGATTATAAGTATGACAAAAATGAAAGCAGTTCAGAAG TAACACAACCACTGATGCAGCAGAATAAACCTCCAGCTGAAGATACACCTCTCCAATCTGTGCTTACAG AAACTGAATCACAGATCTCATCACCTGTGGGGAACAGTAAACTGAAAGAGAAGACTCCTCACTCCGTAGTCCCTCCTCCTGTGACAGTATTAATAG ATGTTGTGGATCATGGATCTGCAGCTGTAGATCAGCAGGAGAGAAGTCCTCAAACTGTCCAACAACCCCAAACTCCTACAG agtGGGACGAGATGAAAAAGTTCAAAG tgaaAATCACCATAGACCCAGAAGAGACTCCACAGTTCTTCAGAGTATCACACGAAGGAAAGGGTGTGAACTGCCCGAAACCAAGAGAGAATCATGAAGATGAGAAACTGAAAATCTTCTGTCTGTGTAAAGAGACGTTCAGCTCTGGAAAACATTACTGGAAGGTGAACGTGTGTCGGACACCTAAAGAGAAACTCTCGTGGTTTGTTGGGGTGGCGAGTGCTGAGGCTGAGAGACTTCACAGGATCCCACTGACACCACAGAATGGATTCTGGGTTCTCTGTTATGAAAAAGAGCGTGGAGTTTATATCAGAGATTCACCGATTCCATCTCCATTATCAGACGTCAGTGATAAACTCACTACAGTCGGTGTGTTCTTAGACTGTGATCAACACACTGTGTCCTTTTATGACGTTCATAAAAAATCACTGATCTACACTTTCACCAACGTGAACCTGAAAACATCTCTGTATCCTCTCATCAGCCCCGGAATCAGAGACAACAAACGTGTACACATTTGTGTGGACTGA